The Agrococcus sp. ProA11 genomic sequence AGTCTGGTCGGGCTCGCCATGTATCAGCTCGGAGAGCTGCTGGCCGTGGTCACGCCGCTGCTGTGGTGGTTCACCGCCGCTCGGGTCGCGCCGCTGGACCGGCGCGCCGGCTGGTGGTTCGCGGGTCTGCTGGTGACCGCGCCGTGGCCGCTCGCTGCAGGGATGCTCACGTGAGCGCCGCCCCCGCTGCTCGCGAGGCACGCTCGGAGCGACCCGGCGATGCCTGGATCGTCGCGCTGCTGCTCGCGCTCGGCTTCGCCTACGACACGATCGAGGCGGTCGCCAACCTGCAGCAGCTGCCGCTGCTCTACCTCGGAAGCGGCATCGAGGACTCGGTGCCGTGGTGGCTGCTGATCGCGGGCGTCGTGCTGCCCGGGCTGCTGTTCCTCGCGGCGCTGTGGATCGGGCGTCGGATGCGGCTGGTGCCGCGCGCGGGCGTGCTGCTGATCGCGCTCGGCGTGAGCGCGCAGCTCGCGCTGTTCGCCGAGCAGCTGGCCCGCCAGATCGCTGTGAGTGCGCTCGGCGGATAGCGCCGCCCCGCGGTTCAAGGAACGTTGGTCGACTCGCTGCCGTGCGCGAGCAGCCGCGCAGCTTCCTTCGCGGCGAAGACCGGGTCGCTGTCCGGGTTGAGGGCGATCGTCAGATGATCGAGCACGATCCCGTTCACGAGGTGGTGCAGCTGCTCGACCAGGTGTGCACCGCCGGAAAGCCCCCTTGCGCCATGGAAGGCGATGTCGTCGCGGAGGCCCTGGCGCAGCACGGGCGTGAGCACCTCGGCAACCTCCGGCGCGCGGGATGCCTCGAGACGTAGCTCGATGAGCGCGCGTGCGAGGTGCGACTGCAGGAGGAGGCGCTCGACGACGGCTCCCACGTACTCGGGTATCGCGTCATCGGTAGCAACCTGCGCGAGCGTCTCGAGCTGAGCGGGGGTGGGTGCAAGCCGCTCGAAGATGCGGTGCGCCATGGCGAGCACGAGCGATGCACGGCTCGGGAAGTAGTTGGCGGATGTGCCGGCGGGCAGCGCGGCGCTCGTGTCGACAGCGCGGTGGGTGAGTGCTCGGCTGCCGTCGCGCCCGAGGATGAGCAGCGCCGCGTCGGTGACTGCTGCTCGACGAACGGGGTTCGAGACCATGCATCCCAGCCTACGGCAACCACAACGGATGTGGTAGTTTGCTGCCGCAACGCTGAGAGCCCGTGATTGGAGCGCCGGATGCGCAAGCTCGTGTACTACATCGCCGCGTCGATCGATGGCTTCATCGCTGATGCCGCGGGCGATGTGTCGTGCTTCCCACTCGTGCCGGAGACCCTGGAGCACCTCTTCGATCGCTATCCCGAGACCTGCCCGGCGCACCTGCGTGAAGCATTCGGCGTGACTGCAGGACCGAAGCGGTTCGACACCGTGCTGCTCGGTCGGAGGACGCAGGAGCCCGCGCTCCAAGCGGGCCTCGTCGCAGGGGCGTACCCGCACCTGCGCCAGATCGTGGCGACGCACCGAGGCCTCCCCGAGTCGGCCGGGATCGAGCTGATCGAGGGAGACCTCGCGCCTCAGATCACTGCGCTCAAGCGCCAGTCCGGGGGCGACATCTGGCTCTGCGGAGGTGGGGACATCGCTGGTCAGCTCATCGACCTGATCGACGAGGTGCAGCTGAAGGTCAATCCGGTGC encodes the following:
- a CDS encoding TetR/AcrR family transcriptional regulator; this translates as MVSNPVRRAAVTDAALLILGRDGSRALTHRAVDTSAALPAGTSANYFPSRASLVLAMAHRIFERLAPTPAQLETLAQVATDDAIPEYVGAVVERLLLQSHLARALIELRLEASRAPEVAEVLTPVLRQGLRDDIAFHGARGLSGGAHLVEQLHHLVNGIVLDHLTIALNPDSDPVFAAKEAARLLAHGSESTNVP
- a CDS encoding dihydrofolate reductase family protein; translation: MRKLVYYIAASIDGFIADAAGDVSCFPLVPETLEHLFDRYPETCPAHLREAFGVTAGPKRFDTVLLGRRTQEPALQAGLVAGAYPHLRQIVATHRGLPESAGIELIEGDLAPQITALKRQSGGDIWLCGGGDIAGQLIDLIDEVQLKVNPVLLGDGIGLFGRVARCREFLPVGMESLPGGVTLATYRAAAPAPAA